A stretch of the Lactuca sativa cultivar Salinas chromosome 9, Lsat_Salinas_v11, whole genome shotgun sequence genome encodes the following:
- the LOC111876491 gene encoding protein DOUBLE-STRAND BREAK FORMATION: MCDSEVVSQQISLFRSLIQTRRFDDGTLRILESVLISRDVKLMLDVRRSLRDFMRHESLCVLSEFKEKSVDHNLLIIEFFVHAFAFIGDLESCLSLRYEALILRELKSATDHQLHVSYGEWLTFAEHAFENRFYAISRKACEKALACFQTNDVLKPKETDALSDIEAIRKVKRLKDLAMIRVASQSVQAQGVKYLKRKTAECDNISMPVIKEKRHSASILFRNGIKKHNTRKLQQLRRL, translated from the exons ATGTGTGACAGTGAAGTCGTCTCCCAGCAAATTTCTCTCTTTCGCTCCCTGATACAAACCAGAAG ATTTGACGACGGAACTCTACGGATTCTGGAGTCGGTTTTGATCAGCAGAGACGTGAAGTTGATGCTAGATGTTCGGCGGAGCCTGAGAGACTTCATGAGACATGAATCTCTATGTGTTCTTAGCGAATTTAAGGAGAAATCTGTTGATCACAATCTTCTGATCATAGAATTTTTCGTTCACGCTTTCGCATTTATCGGCGATCTAGAG AGTTGCTTGTCTTTGAGATATGAGGCACTGATTCTACGAGAACTGAAGTCTGCTACAGATCATCAGCTACATGTTTCATATGGTGAATGGCTCACTTTTGCTGAGCATGCCTTTGAGAACCGGTTTTATGCCATTTCTAGAAAG GCATGTGAGAAAGCACTTgcttgctttcaaacaaatgatGTGCTTAAACCAAAAGAGACAGATGCATTATCTGACATTGAAGCAATTAGAAAAGTCAAGAGATTGAAGGACCTTGCTATGATCAGAGTTGCTTCACAATCTG TTCAGGCACAAGGAGTAAAGTACTTGAAAAGGAAAACAGCTGAATGTGACAACATTTCCATGCCTGTAATCAAAGAAAAGCGACATTCAGCCAGCATTCTGTTCAGGAATGGAATTAAGAAGCATAACACACGAAAACTGCAACAACTTCGAAGACTATAG
- the LOC111876490 gene encoding protein FLC EXPRESSOR isoform X1: MAGRNYIPPDALKFRQDSHSRRAPIESPPRHHQVEDHIAVHHREIQSLLLDNQRLAATHVALKQELSIALQDLRRLSSVAGNVKAERDAEVREVYEKAVKMEAEARMTDELGAELIQVRGDVQKLSSERKELNEKLDKVHGDLAKERSKGHQVPMIKAEIEAMHKELSRGRAAVEYEKKVYASNLEQSQAMEKSLMSMAHEIDKLHKELADKRARAAAATATTTHGYGAGFVNHDMGYVGNAYTMHQGGVDPQYGSGALPNGPYEMQQHHMVDPQYGHGVVPHQPQGALAYDMQQQHPPNNASHG; this comes from the exons ATGGCCGGTAGGAATTACATCCCACCAGATGCATTAAAATTCAGACAAGATTCTCACTCTCGCCGTGCGCCAATTGAATCTCCTCCGCGCCACCACCAGGTCGAAGACCACATCGCCGTCCACCACCGCGAAATCCAATCACTCCTCCTCGACAACCAACGCCTCGCCGCCACTCACGTCGCCCTAAAGCAGGAACTCTCTATCGCTTTGCAGGACCTTCGCCGTCTCTCCTCCGTTGCCGGCAATGTCAAGGCCGAAAGAGATGCCGAAGTGCGCGAGGTCTACGAGAAGGCCGTCAAAATGGAGGCGGAAGCTAGAATGACCGATGAATTAGGTGCCGAGCTTATTCAGGTCAGAGGAGATGTACAGAAATTGAGTTCAGAGAGGAAAGAACTTAATGAAAAGTTAGATAAGGTTCACGGTGACCTTGCGAAAGAAAGGTCCAAAGGACATCAAGTTCCGATGATCAAAGCGGAGATAGAAGCCATGCACAAAGAACTATCAAGAGGAAG GGCAGCAGTTGAGTATGAAAAAAAAGTGTATGCAAGTAACCTTGAACAAAGCCAAGCAATGGAGAAAAGCTTGATGTCTATGGCCCATGAAATTGACAAGTTACATAAAGAACTTGCAGATAAAAGAGCAAGGGCTGCAGCTGCAACTGCTACTACTACCCAtg GATATGGTGCAGGATTTGTGAACCATGATATGGGTTATGTTGGGAATGCATACACCATGCATCAG GGTGGAGTGGATCCACAATACGGGTCTGGAGCTTTGCCGAATGGTCCATATGAGATGCAGCAACATCACATGGTTGATCCTCAGTATGGGCATGGAGTTGTACCTCATCAGCCTCAAGGTGCATTAGCATATGATATGCAACAACAGCATCCTCCTAATAATGCATCACATGGATGA
- the LOC111876490 gene encoding protein FLC EXPRESSOR isoform X2 — protein MAGRNYIPPDALKFRQDSHSRRAPIESPPRHHQVEDHIAVHHREIQSLLLDNQRLAATHVALKQELSIALQDLRRLSSVAGNVKAERDAEVREVYEKAVKMEAEARMTDELGAELIQVRGDVQKLSSERKELNEKLDKVHGDLAKERSKGHQVPMIKAEIEAMHKELSRGRAAVEYEKKVYASNLEQSQAMEKSLMSMAHEIDKLHKELADKRARAAAATATTTHGFVNHDMGYVGNAYTMHQGGVDPQYGSGALPNGPYEMQQHHMVDPQYGHGVVPHQPQGALAYDMQQQHPPNNASHG, from the exons ATGGCCGGTAGGAATTACATCCCACCAGATGCATTAAAATTCAGACAAGATTCTCACTCTCGCCGTGCGCCAATTGAATCTCCTCCGCGCCACCACCAGGTCGAAGACCACATCGCCGTCCACCACCGCGAAATCCAATCACTCCTCCTCGACAACCAACGCCTCGCCGCCACTCACGTCGCCCTAAAGCAGGAACTCTCTATCGCTTTGCAGGACCTTCGCCGTCTCTCCTCCGTTGCCGGCAATGTCAAGGCCGAAAGAGATGCCGAAGTGCGCGAGGTCTACGAGAAGGCCGTCAAAATGGAGGCGGAAGCTAGAATGACCGATGAATTAGGTGCCGAGCTTATTCAGGTCAGAGGAGATGTACAGAAATTGAGTTCAGAGAGGAAAGAACTTAATGAAAAGTTAGATAAGGTTCACGGTGACCTTGCGAAAGAAAGGTCCAAAGGACATCAAGTTCCGATGATCAAAGCGGAGATAGAAGCCATGCACAAAGAACTATCAAGAGGAAG GGCAGCAGTTGAGTATGAAAAAAAAGTGTATGCAAGTAACCTTGAACAAAGCCAAGCAATGGAGAAAAGCTTGATGTCTATGGCCCATGAAATTGACAAGTTACATAAAGAACTTGCAGATAAAAGAGCAAGGGCTGCAGCTGCAACTGCTACTACTACCCAtg GATTTGTGAACCATGATATGGGTTATGTTGGGAATGCATACACCATGCATCAG GGTGGAGTGGATCCACAATACGGGTCTGGAGCTTTGCCGAATGGTCCATATGAGATGCAGCAACATCACATGGTTGATCCTCAGTATGGGCATGGAGTTGTACCTCATCAGCCTCAAGGTGCATTAGCATATGATATGCAACAACAGCATCCTCCTAATAATGCATCACATGGATGA
- the LOC111876489 gene encoding preprotein translocase subunit SECE1, with product MALSLSQFTSSPSLPASSARTSTNYRIISTTIKSTLNPITNFPNTAILTAANGKKNHRFAVIVNAAEEQQQQPTTAESESTQKPPSDEELSELGTEIKKAMMDREIKKDESVWAGVVDEIGRIEWPAFNKVLGTTGVVLGVIAGSSVVLLTVNAVLAELSDRVFVGRGVQDFFG from the coding sequence ATGGCACTTTCTCTCTCACAGTTCACTTCATCCCCATCTCTTCCTGCGTCATCGGCAAGAACATCCACCAATTATCGAATCATCTCAACGACAATCAAATCCACCCTAAATCCAATCACCAATTTCCCCAACACCGCCATTCTCACCGCCGCAAATGGGAAGAAGAACCACCGCTTCGCCGTCATCGTCAACGCCGCAGAAGAACAACAGCAGCAGCCCACCACCGCAGAATCCGAATCCACCCAAAAGCCCCCCTCCGATGAAGAATTATCTGAACTGGGTACGGAGATCAAAAAGGCGATGATGGATAGAGAGATTAAGAAGGATGAGAGTGTATGGGCCGGAGTAGTGGATGAGATAGGCCGGATCGAGTGGCCGGCGTTCAATAAGGTCCTCGGAACGACGGGGGTCGTGCTCGGCGTTATTGCTGGTTCCAGCGTCGTTTTGCTTACTGTTAATGCCGTTTTGGCGGAGCTTTCCGATCGGGTGTTCGTCGGCCGTGGGGTTCAAGATTTTTTTGGCTAA
- the LOC111876488 gene encoding prefoldin subunit 2, whose amino-acid sequence MAGNAEPINEQEVAAKYGNIRSEMNQIYSKITELEMEVSEHSLVINAIQPLDPTRRCYRMIGGVLVERTIKEVLPAVQQNKEGIEVVISRLNEALERKKKELTDFETKYKIRIRKNDGESMDDNSKKEGSAQGVLVGPANA is encoded by the coding sequence ATGGCTGGCAATGCTGAACCAATTAATGAGCAAGAAGTTGCTGCAAAATATGGAAACATAAGAAGTGAAATGAATCAGATTTACTCAAAAATCACAGAACTAGAGATGGAAGTAAGTGAGCACTCATTGGTGATCAATGCCATTCAGCCACTGGATCCCACCAGACGTTGCTACAGAATGATTGGAGGTGTGCTTGTTGAGAGAACAATCAAGGAAGTCTTGCCAGCTGTCCAACAAAACAAGGAAGGAATTGAAGTGGTGATTTCTAGACTTAATGAAGCTTTggagaggaagaagaaggagctcacTGATTTTGAAACTAAGTACAAGATTAGGATCAGGAAAAATGATGGGGAATCCATGGATGATAATAGCAAGAAAGAAGGGTCTGCCCAGGGTGTTCTTGTGGGTCCTGCAAATGCGTGA
- the LOC111876487 gene encoding uncharacterized protein LOC111876487 isoform X2, with protein MHFTNNNRHSDVQKPHFNIMMRLRHQIFHFVSTLQQYVQSQLSHVSWCRFLHSLKHKVKDLTDLDIVHMDNLNDSQRICFLSDDMKQIAEIIQIILQCALDFRSFVVPNKSAVNIAQVLEKTYTITKAKGFSTACIIKLSNQGLEAINLA; from the exons ATGCATTTCACCAACAATAATCGTCATTCTGATGTACAAAAACCCCATTTCAATATCATGATGAGATTGAG GCACCAGATTTTCCATTTTGTATCAACATTGCAGCAATATGTTCAGTCTCAGTTATCACATGTATCCTGGTGTAGATTTCTACATTCTCTTAAGCATAAG GTTAAGGATTTAACAGATCTTGACATTGTCCATATGGATAATCTCAATGATTCACAACGCAT ATGTTTTTTATCGGATGATATGAAACAAATAGCTGAGATTATTCAAATCATTTTGCAATGTGCATTGGACTTCAGATCTTTTGTTGTGCCAAACAAATCAGCTGTCAACATTGCTCAG GTTTTGGAGAAAACTTACACAATCACTAAAGCTAAAGGATTCTCAACTGCTTGCATTATTAAACTCTCAAATCAG GGTCTTGAGGCTATCAACTTGGCTTGA
- the LOC111876487 gene encoding uncharacterized protein LOC111876487 isoform X1, with amino-acid sequence MHFTNNNRHSDVQKPHFNIMMRLRHQIFHFVSTLQQYVQSQLSHVSWCRFLHSLKHKVKDLTDLDIVHMDNLNDSQRICFLSDDMKQIAEIIQIILQCALDFRSFVVPNKSAVNIAQVLEKTYTITKAKGFSTACIIKLSNQVGLEAINLA; translated from the exons ATGCATTTCACCAACAATAATCGTCATTCTGATGTACAAAAACCCCATTTCAATATCATGATGAGATTGAG GCACCAGATTTTCCATTTTGTATCAACATTGCAGCAATATGTTCAGTCTCAGTTATCACATGTATCCTGGTGTAGATTTCTACATTCTCTTAAGCATAAG GTTAAGGATTTAACAGATCTTGACATTGTCCATATGGATAATCTCAATGATTCACAACGCAT ATGTTTTTTATCGGATGATATGAAACAAATAGCTGAGATTATTCAAATCATTTTGCAATGTGCATTGGACTTCAGATCTTTTGTTGTGCCAAACAAATCAGCTGTCAACATTGCTCAG GTTTTGGAGAAAACTTACACAATCACTAAAGCTAAAGGATTCTCAACTGCTTGCATTATTAAACTCTCAAATCAGGTG GGTCTTGAGGCTATCAACTTGGCTTGA